In a genomic window of Gemmatimonadetes bacterium T265:
- a CDS encoding amino acid transporter produces the protein MGGRDAVAGPVSGPVAGTALRRTLGLGDLVLLAVGTVIGSGIFIVPATVLRQTGGSTRLALAVWVAAGVLSLLGALTYGELGAARPEAGGLYAYVRDAFGPLPAFLYGWTAFFVIASGSVATLAVAFASYAQQFVPLAPGAAKLVAVLMIVAVMLVNVRGARQGADVQNVSTIVKAGAVVLVSLVLLALGRGGASAVAPAGAPPAWPAAFDRPLLSGVGLAMIGVLWAYEGWQYVTFSAGETVDPQRVFPRGIVAGTALVVGVYVLANLAYVAALGPAAAARSERVAADAVGAVLGPAAARVIAAVILVSMFSAANGITLTAPRMYYAMGRDRVFFARLGAVHPRFGTPAFAIVASSAWAAVLAATGTFEQLLTYVVFVGWIFYALGALAIFAYRRREPDLPRPFRTPGYPVTPILFVLSAAAIVVNTVVSQPGRAAVGIGMVLVGVPVFYVWRTRAARAAS, from the coding sequence GTGGGCGGGCGCGACGCCGTAGCCGGTCCCGTCTCCGGTCCCGTCGCCGGGACCGCGCTCCGGCGCACGCTCGGCCTGGGCGACCTCGTCCTCCTCGCCGTCGGCACCGTGATCGGCTCGGGGATCTTCATCGTGCCGGCGACGGTGCTGCGGCAGACCGGCGGGTCGACGCGCCTGGCGCTCGCCGTGTGGGTGGCCGCCGGGGTCCTCTCGCTGTTAGGCGCGCTCACCTACGGCGAGCTCGGCGCCGCCCGCCCCGAGGCCGGCGGGCTCTACGCCTACGTGCGCGACGCCTTCGGCCCGCTCCCGGCGTTCCTCTACGGCTGGACCGCGTTCTTTGTGATCGCGAGCGGGTCGGTCGCGACGCTCGCCGTGGCGTTCGCGTCGTACGCGCAGCAGTTCGTCCCGCTCGCGCCCGGGGCCGCGAAGCTCGTCGCGGTGTTGATGATCGTGGCCGTGATGCTCGTCAACGTGCGCGGCGCGCGGCAGGGGGCCGACGTGCAGAACGTCAGCACGATCGTCAAGGCGGGCGCGGTCGTGCTCGTCAGCCTCGTGCTCCTCGCGCTCGGCCGCGGCGGCGCCTCGGCCGTGGCGCCGGCGGGGGCGCCACCGGCGTGGCCCGCCGCGTTCGACCGCCCGCTGCTCTCCGGGGTCGGCCTCGCGATGATCGGCGTGCTGTGGGCCTACGAGGGGTGGCAGTACGTGACCTTCTCCGCCGGCGAGACGGTCGACCCGCAGCGCGTCTTCCCGCGCGGGATCGTCGCCGGCACCGCGCTCGTGGTCGGGGTCTACGTGCTCGCGAACCTCGCCTACGTGGCCGCGCTCGGCCCGGCGGCCGCCGCCCGCAGCGAGCGCGTCGCGGCCGACGCGGTGGGCGCGGTGTTAGGCCCCGCGGCGGCGCGGGTGATCGCGGCGGTGATCCTCGTGTCGATGTTCTCCGCCGCCAACGGCATCACGCTCACCGCGCCGCGCATGTACTACGCGATGGGCCGCGACCGGGTGTTCTTCGCCCGCCTCGGCGCGGTCCACCCGCGCTTCGGCACGCCCGCGTTCGCCATCGTCGCCAGCTCGGCGTGGGCCGCCGTGCTCGCCGCGACGGGGACGTTCGAGCAGCTCCTCACCTACGTGGTCTTCGTCGGCTGGATCTTCTACGCGCTCGGCGCGCTCGCGATCTTCGCCTACCGCCGGCGCGAGCCCGACCTGCCGCGGCCGTTCCGCACGCCGGGCTACCCCGTGACGCCGATCCTCTTCGTGCTCTCGGCGGCGGCGATCGTCGTGAACACCGTCGTCTCGCAGCCGGGGCGCGCCGCCGTCGGGATCGGGATGGTGCTCGTCGGCGTGCCGGTGTTCTACGTGTGGAGGACGCGCGCCGCGCGGGCCGCGTCGTGA
- a CDS encoding oxidoreductase — protein sequence MQAHTVTMLGTGLIGGFYTMALHAGRGRDRVGVAYSRDPGRARAFAERWGVPRHTADLRAAVEDPSTDAVVIGLPNALHEEAVALAARAGKAVLCTKPLGRTAAEARRMLETVERAGVFHGYLEDLVYTPKLLKAVEAVRGGAVGDVLWVRSREAHPGPHSAWFWSREEAGGGALTDVGCHCAEIIRAFVGKGNRPVEVMCWTDTLVHPIDAEDHAIALIRFESGAMGQIEVSWAFRGGMDLRDEVAGTGGTILLNHWLRTGFEMFTAGGGGGYVAEKLESDRGWLFPVGDEVHELGYIHMFADMFGAMDAGRAPAEDFYEGYVVNAVLDACYASARSRRWEPVRLDLWRAPAPAARVRVEPRTVGGRVLIKEERMPDGTLRQILRDPATGAVTEATAGDA from the coding sequence ATGCAGGCGCACACCGTCACCATGCTCGGCACCGGCCTGATCGGCGGGTTCTACACGATGGCGCTGCACGCCGGGCGCGGCCGGGACCGTGTCGGCGTCGCGTACTCGCGCGACCCGGGCCGCGCGCGCGCCTTCGCCGAGCGGTGGGGCGTGCCGCGCCACACGGCCGACCTGCGCGCCGCCGTCGAGGACCCGTCGACCGACGCCGTGGTAATCGGCCTGCCCAACGCCCTGCACGAGGAGGCCGTCGCGCTCGCCGCGCGGGCCGGCAAGGCGGTGCTCTGCACCAAACCGTTAGGCCGCACCGCGGCCGAGGCGCGGCGGATGCTTGAGACCGTCGAGCGCGCGGGCGTCTTCCACGGCTACCTCGAAGACCTCGTCTACACGCCGAAGCTCCTCAAGGCGGTCGAGGCCGTGCGCGGCGGGGCGGTGGGCGACGTGCTCTGGGTGCGCTCGCGCGAGGCGCACCCGGGGCCGCACAGCGCGTGGTTCTGGTCGCGCGAGGAGGCGGGCGGCGGCGCGCTCACCGACGTCGGCTGCCACTGCGCGGAGATCATCCGCGCCTTCGTCGGCAAGGGGAACCGCCCGGTCGAGGTGATGTGCTGGACCGACACCCTCGTGCACCCGATCGACGCCGAGGACCACGCGATCGCGCTCATCCGCTTCGAGAGCGGGGCGATGGGGCAGATCGAGGTGAGTTGGGCCTTCCGCGGCGGAATGGACCTGCGCGACGAGGTCGCGGGCACCGGGGGCACCATCCTGCTCAACCACTGGCTGCGCACCGGCTTCGAGATGTTCACGGCCGGCGGCGGCGGCGGGTACGTCGCCGAGAAGCTCGAGTCCGACCGCGGCTGGCTCTTCCCCGTCGGCGACGAGGTCCACGAGCTCGGCTACATCCACATGTTCGCCGACATGTTCGGGGCGATGGACGCGGGCCGCGCCCCGGCGGAGGACTTCTACGAGGGCTACGTCGTGAACGCGGTGCTCGACGCCTGCTACGCGTCGGCGCGCTCGCGGCGGTGGGAGCCGGTGCGGCTGGACCTCTGGCGCGCGCCGGCGCCCGCGGCGCGGGTGCGCGTCGAGCCGCGGACCGTCGGAGGCCGCGTGCTGATCAAGGAGGAGCGGATGCCCGACGGCACGCTGCGGCAGATCCTGCGCGACCCGGCCACGGGCGCAGTCACCGAGGCGACGGCCGGCGACGCCTAA
- the menC gene encoding o-succinylbenzoate synthase — translation MTRLDRVALREIRLPLKEPFRISSGTVTERRICLLELRDSDGLSTWAECVAGEQPNYSSETIDTAWVALREFILPRAFETPIDDPASVYAALSRNVCGHNMAKAAVEMGCWALAALRDGVSLARRVAGGREGTRDAIVTGISLGIQATPADLVARAVRARADGFRKIKLKVAPGMDVAFVAAVREALGPDVALMADANSSYTPADAAHLKELDRFGLIMIEQPLGRDDLVRHAALQRELRTPLCLDESITDVDRAEDMIALGSGRIINIKPGRVGGFAQAVAIHDLAQQHGIPVWCGGMLESGVGRAYNVALASLPNFSLPSDLSPSARYWERDVVTPEWTMDADGLVHVPRDVPGIGVAVDVDRVDYLTVRRKVFTPHAAAAVRAAA, via the coding sequence ATGACCCGCCTCGACCGCGTCGCGCTGCGCGAGATCCGACTGCCCCTCAAGGAGCCGTTCCGCATCTCGTCGGGGACGGTCACCGAGCGCCGCATTTGCCTCCTCGAGCTCCGCGACAGCGACGGCCTGAGCACGTGGGCCGAGTGCGTCGCCGGCGAGCAGCCCAACTACAGCTCGGAGACGATCGACACCGCGTGGGTCGCGCTCCGCGAGTTCATCCTGCCGCGCGCGTTCGAGACGCCGATCGACGACCCGGCGTCGGTCTACGCCGCGCTGTCGCGCAACGTCTGCGGCCACAACATGGCGAAGGCCGCGGTCGAGATGGGCTGCTGGGCGCTCGCCGCCCTGCGCGACGGCGTGTCGCTCGCCCGCCGGGTCGCCGGCGGGCGCGAGGGCACGCGCGACGCGATCGTCACGGGGATCTCGCTCGGCATCCAGGCGACGCCCGCCGACCTCGTCGCGCGCGCGGTGCGCGCGCGCGCCGACGGCTTCCGCAAGATCAAGCTCAAGGTCGCGCCGGGGATGGACGTCGCCTTCGTCGCCGCGGTGCGCGAGGCGTTAGGCCCCGACGTGGCGCTCATGGCCGACGCGAACTCGTCCTACACCCCGGCCGACGCGGCCCATCTCAAGGAGCTCGACCGCTTCGGGCTGATCATGATCGAGCAGCCGCTCGGCCGCGACGACCTCGTGCGGCACGCCGCGCTGCAGCGCGAGTTGCGGACGCCGCTCTGCCTCGACGAGAGCATCACCGACGTCGACCGCGCGGAGGACATGATCGCGCTCGGCTCGGGGCGCATCATCAACATCAAGCCGGGTCGCGTGGGCGGGTTCGCGCAGGCGGTCGCGATCCACGACCTCGCCCAACAACACGGCATCCCGGTGTGGTGCGGCGGCATGCTGGAGAGTGGCGTCGGGCGCGCGTACAACGTGGCGCTCGCCTCCCTCCCCAACTTCTCGCTGCCGAGCGACCTGAGCCCGAGCGCGCGCTACTGGGAGCGCGACGTCGTGACGCCCGAGTGGACGATGGACGCCGACGGCCTGGTGCACGTGCCGCGCGACGTGCCCGGCATCGGCGTCGCGGTGGACGTGGACCGCGTCGACTACCTGACCGTGCGGCGCAAGGTGTTCACGCCGCACGCCGCGGCCGCCGTCCGCGCGGCGGCGTGA
- the yxeP gene encoding putative hydrolase YxeP, translating to MSGAPWGGQFPAALRADLLALRRDLHQHPELAFREERTAARLTAALEVLAPASVASVARVAGTGVVARLRGRDPAAPVVAIRGDIDALPIQEATGLDYASAVPGVMHACGHDVHATWAVGAAHLLAADPAAGDVVVVLQPAEETGAGAAAVLATGALDGVAAIFGAHVDRRFAVGQVVADDGPLAASADEFAVELVGAGAHAARPHEAADPVVGAAALVGALQTIVSRRLNPASAGVVTVGALRAGTAANVIPERAELLGTVRAVDAPARALLLGEVRRIAAGVAATYGLEARVTFGAGVPPVVNPPGPTAWARAAARATLGDDAVVPLGFLNLAGEDFAHYLERIPGCFLRVGAREAGGRVVAAHSPQFYAADESVFVGAAVLAATARVASAALAAGGGTAERPPSAGR from the coding sequence GTGAGCGGCGCGCCCTGGGGCGGGCAGTTCCCCGCGGCGCTGCGGGCCGACCTGCTCGCGCTGCGGCGCGACCTGCACCAGCACCCGGAGCTGGCGTTCCGGGAGGAGCGGACGGCGGCGCGCCTCACCGCGGCGCTCGAGGTGCTCGCGCCCGCGTCGGTCGCGTCGGTCGCGCGCGTGGCTGGCACGGGCGTGGTCGCGCGGCTGCGCGGGCGCGACCCGGCGGCGCCGGTCGTGGCGATCCGCGGCGACATCGACGCGCTGCCGATCCAGGAGGCGACGGGGCTCGACTACGCGTCGGCGGTGCCCGGGGTGATGCACGCGTGCGGGCACGACGTGCACGCGACCTGGGCCGTCGGCGCGGCCCACCTGCTCGCGGCCGACCCCGCCGCGGGCGACGTGGTGGTCGTGCTGCAACCGGCCGAGGAGACGGGGGCGGGCGCGGCGGCGGTGCTGGCGACGGGCGCACTCGACGGGGTGGCCGCGATCTTCGGCGCGCACGTCGACCGGCGGTTCGCCGTCGGCCAGGTGGTCGCGGATGACGGCCCGCTGGCCGCCTCGGCCGACGAGTTCGCGGTCGAGCTCGTCGGGGCGGGCGCACACGCGGCGCGGCCACACGAGGCGGCCGACCCGGTGGTGGGGGCGGCGGCGCTCGTGGGGGCGTTGCAGACGATCGTCTCGCGGCGGCTGAACCCGGCAAGCGCGGGCGTGGTGACCGTGGGGGCGCTGCGCGCGGGCACCGCCGCGAACGTGATCCCGGAGCGCGCGGAGCTGTTAGGCACGGTGCGCGCGGTCGACGCGCCCGCGCGGGCGCTGCTGCTCGGCGAAGTGCGGCGGATCGCCGCGGGGGTGGCGGCGACGTACGGCCTCGAGGCACGCGTGACGTTCGGGGCCGGGGTGCCGCCGGTCGTCAACCCGCCCGGGCCCACGGCGTGGGCGCGCGCGGCCGCGCGCGCGACGCTCGGCGACGACGCGGTCGTGCCGCTCGGCTTCCTCAACCTGGCCGGCGAGGACTTCGCGCACTACCTGGAGCGCATCCCGGGGTGCTTCCTCCGCGTCGGCGCGCGGGAGGCGGGCGGCCGCGTGGTGGCCGCGCACTCGCCGCAGTTCTACGCGGCCGACGAGAGCGTGTTCGTCGGCGCGGCCGTGCTGGCGGCGACGGCCCGGGTCGCGTCGGCGGCGCTCGCCGCGGGGGGCGGGACGGCGGAGCGCCCGCCGTCCGCCGGCCGTTAG
- a CDS encoding SusC/RagA family TonB-linked outer membrane protein codes for MPVSPTPTRQRAPRARIPRARSAPARAALAVLAAAVPGAHPAAAQTAPAQPPAARAADAQTSVAGTVVRAGTLTPVEGAQVLVEGTTIGATTDAAGRFRLRGVPADAGGQVTLRVRRLSFQPFTQRVRVGAGDLRLVLTEATVNLDAVVVTGTAGGEQQRSVGNAVSRIDAAAEVGRTGVTSVGQLLNGRAPGVIVTSGTGRAGSGPDINIRGRSTISLNQQPLLYIDGVRVDNDVGTGTRQQGGAVASRFNDIPPEDIESIEIIKGPAAATIYGTEAANGVIQVITKRGQSGERPQWNAVLRQGTVAFQDPGGRIQTNYAQDSTGQLLTWNGVQQEAARGTPIFTTGRLQTYQLNLSGGTPAVRYYASGGYDQNTGIEPNNNERRFNGRLNLSVTPSSKVDVTASLGVISGHTALGSDYGASALFSTLYGSPNFVPTPTRGFFLSPPQTVWDVYSNTQDVNRYTSSLAFNNRPTGWFTQSLNLGLDLTNEDNQGLQRFASPSDAIFFSPTDALGSILEDLRTVSYITASYNASARAALTPALTATSSVGAQFYRRRVNLSQVNGSQFPAPGVTTGAAAAITTGSQDYLINKTLGFYAQEQFGLHDRAFLTAAVRVDNNSAFGKNFGYTAYPKVAATWVISEEPWWRDAAVGGAVNQLKLRSAFGASGQQPSDSAALRTYQPVTSTQDRPGVTPQFVGNDNLKPERGQELELGFEAGLFRRLSLDFTYFNKKVHDAILARPNAPSGGFPGSQFVNIGQISNHGVELAARYDAFQRSDLGIELTGNVGTARDRIDDLGGIPFVAIPGLPQRDVQGYPIAAYFAKKVVGATLGANGAAANLQCDNGAGGVIGCDAAPVVFLGTSTPKVVGAFGTTVTVQKRLRLYGLVDFKAGHKLLNADELLRCSVLGECLANYRPQQFSPTYIADVQNGSGLLYANSFVQSASFARLREVSATYDLPARFAAPLRARSAALTIAGRNLHLWTSYKGLDPESRAGVIGQQSAFSQAVTPTLAQLLASISLRY; via the coding sequence ATGCCCGTGTCCCCGACCCCCACACGGCAGCGTGCCCCTCGTGCGCGGATCCCGCGCGCGCGGAGCGCCCCGGCGCGCGCCGCCCTCGCCGTCCTCGCGGCCGCGGTGCCGGGCGCCCACCCCGCCGCCGCACAAACGGCCCCGGCACAGCCGCCCGCCGCGCGCGCTGCCGACGCCCAGACGAGCGTCGCGGGCACCGTCGTGCGCGCGGGCACCCTGACCCCCGTCGAGGGCGCCCAGGTCCTCGTCGAAGGCACGACGATCGGCGCGACCACCGACGCGGCCGGCCGCTTCCGCCTGCGCGGCGTCCCGGCCGACGCGGGCGGCCAGGTCACGCTGCGCGTCCGGCGCCTCAGCTTCCAGCCGTTCACGCAACGCGTGCGCGTCGGCGCCGGCGACCTGCGCCTCGTCCTCACCGAGGCCACCGTCAACCTCGACGCGGTCGTCGTCACCGGCACCGCCGGCGGCGAGCAGCAGCGCTCGGTCGGCAACGCCGTCTCCCGCATCGACGCCGCGGCCGAGGTCGGGCGCACCGGCGTCACGAGCGTCGGCCAGCTGCTCAACGGGCGCGCGCCCGGCGTGATCGTCACCTCGGGCACCGGGCGCGCCGGCTCGGGGCCGGACATCAACATCCGCGGCCGCTCGACCATCTCGCTCAACCAGCAGCCGCTGCTCTACATCGACGGCGTGCGCGTCGACAACGACGTCGGCACCGGCACGCGGCAGCAGGGGGGCGCGGTCGCGTCGCGCTTCAACGACATCCCGCCCGAGGACATCGAGTCGATCGAGATCATCAAGGGCCCCGCGGCCGCGACGATCTACGGCACCGAGGCCGCCAACGGCGTCATCCAGGTCATCACCAAGCGCGGCCAGTCGGGCGAGCGCCCGCAGTGGAACGCCGTCCTGCGCCAGGGCACGGTGGCGTTCCAGGACCCGGGCGGGCGCATCCAGACCAACTACGCCCAGGACTCGACCGGCCAGCTGCTCACCTGGAACGGCGTGCAGCAGGAGGCCGCGCGCGGCACCCCGATCTTCACCACCGGGCGGCTGCAGACCTACCAGCTCAACCTCTCCGGCGGCACGCCGGCAGTCCGGTACTACGCCTCCGGCGGCTACGACCAGAACACCGGCATCGAGCCGAACAACAACGAACGCCGCTTCAACGGGCGCCTGAACCTCTCGGTGACGCCGAGCAGCAAGGTCGACGTGACCGCGAGCCTCGGCGTGATCTCGGGGCACACCGCCCTCGGGTCGGACTACGGGGCCAGTGCGCTGTTCTCGACCCTCTACGGCTCGCCGAACTTCGTCCCCACGCCGACGCGCGGCTTCTTTTTGAGCCCGCCCCAGACCGTTTGGGACGTCTACTCCAACACGCAGGACGTCAACCGCTACACGAGCAGCCTCGCCTTCAACAACCGCCCGACCGGCTGGTTCACGCAGAGCCTCAACCTCGGCCTCGACCTGACCAACGAGGACAACCAGGGCCTGCAGCGCTTCGCCTCGCCGAGCGACGCGATCTTCTTCTCGCCGACCGACGCCCTCGGGTCGATCCTCGAGGACCTGCGCACGGTCAGCTACATCACGGCCAGCTACAACGCGAGCGCGCGGGCCGCGCTCACGCCGGCCCTGACCGCGACATCGTCGGTGGGCGCGCAGTTCTACCGCCGGCGCGTCAACCTCTCGCAGGTCAACGGCAGCCAGTTCCCCGCCCCGGGCGTGACCACCGGCGCGGCGGCGGCGATCACCACCGGCAGCCAGGACTACCTGATCAACAAGACGCTGGGCTTCTACGCCCAGGAGCAGTTCGGCCTCCACGACCGCGCCTTCCTCACCGCCGCGGTGCGCGTCGACAACAACAGCGCGTTCGGCAAGAACTTCGGCTACACCGCGTACCCCAAGGTCGCCGCGACGTGGGTGATCAGCGAGGAGCCGTGGTGGCGCGACGCCGCCGTCGGCGGGGCCGTCAACCAGCTCAAGCTGCGCTCCGCGTTCGGCGCGTCCGGGCAGCAGCCGAGCGACTCGGCGGCGCTGCGCACCTACCAGCCGGTCACCAGCACGCAGGACCGCCCGGGCGTCACGCCGCAGTTCGTCGGCAACGACAATCTCAAGCCCGAGCGCGGGCAGGAGCTCGAGCTCGGCTTCGAGGCCGGGCTGTTCCGCCGCCTCAGCCTGGATTTTACGTACTTCAACAAGAAGGTCCACGACGCGATCCTCGCGCGGCCTAACGCGCCGTCGGGCGGTTTCCCCGGATCGCAGTTCGTCAACATCGGGCAGATCAGCAACCACGGCGTCGAGCTGGCGGCGCGCTACGACGCGTTCCAGCGCTCCGACCTCGGGATCGAGCTGACCGGGAACGTCGGCACCGCGCGCGACCGCATCGACGACCTCGGCGGCATCCCGTTCGTCGCCATCCCCGGCCTCCCGCAGCGCGACGTGCAGGGCTACCCGATCGCCGCGTACTTCGCCAAGAAGGTCGTGGGCGCCACGCTCGGCGCCAACGGCGCCGCCGCCAACCTGCAGTGCGACAACGGCGCGGGCGGCGTGATCGGCTGCGACGCGGCGCCGGTGGTCTTCCTCGGCACCTCGACGCCCAAGGTCGTCGGCGCGTTCGGGACGACGGTCACCGTGCAGAAGCGCCTCCGCCTCTACGGCCTCGTCGACTTCAAGGCCGGCCACAAGCTCCTCAACGCCGACGAGCTCCTCCGCTGCTCGGTCCTCGGCGAGTGCCTCGCCAACTACCGGCCGCAGCAGTTCTCGCCGACCTACATCGCCGACGTGCAGAACGGCTCGGGGCTCCTCTACGCCAACTCGTTCGTCCAGAGCGCGTCGTTCGCGCGGCTGCGCGAGGTGTCGGCCACGTACGACCTCCCCGCGCGCTTCGCGGCGCCCCTGCGCGCCCGGTCGGCGGCGTTGACGATCGCCGGGCGCAACCTGCACCTGTGGACCTCCTACAAGGGCCTCGACCCCGAGAGCCGCGCCGGCGTGATCGGCCAGCAGAGTGCCTTCTCCCAGGCGGTCACCCCGACGCTGGCGCAGCTGCTCGCCTCGATCTCCCTCCGCTACTGA
- a CDS encoding FmtA-like protein produces the protein MDGVMAANLRDEHVAGATVAVVKDGALFFAKGYGYADVAKRTPVDPARTLFRIGSTSKLFTWTSVMQLVEQGKLDLDADVNRYLDFKIPATYPQPITLRHVMTHTAGFEEDGRDLIGDDSTKRVPLGRFLATHMPARVRPPGLHSSYSNYATALAGYVVQRVSGQSWEDYVEQHVLAPLGMTHTSVRQPLPARLLPDMSQGYQWTGAAFAPKPFEYVLGEAPAGSVSSSAEDMAKFMIAHLNDGAYPGGRVLAESTAARMHARAFGHDPRLPGFALGFYEQSSHGLRLIGHGGDLEWFHTDLALVPSERVGVFVSYNTNTGGKLSFGPFLTQFLDHYYPVTPAPAVLSADAARDAARVAGEYAFNRRSYTTFQKAMGLAGGVQVTAADSGRLLLHWALGDSRLVPVGPLLYRDEMGDDLVSFQAAGAGPAQYGFVGSIPMMVMERVPWYDAVRLHWVVLGLGVLVFAGTMVAALRRFVRRRAGHRLPGDALPGRWLLVTLAVCNVAFLITVGVILGASGGLLNGPLVGLRAALALPVVAALFTLGAAVVAVRQWRTDAGTRGARLRYAATVVVALLFVWSLDQWNLLGWRM, from the coding sequence ATGGACGGGGTCATGGCCGCCAACCTTCGCGACGAGCACGTCGCCGGCGCCACCGTCGCGGTGGTCAAGGACGGGGCGCTGTTCTTCGCCAAGGGCTACGGCTACGCGGACGTCGCCAAGCGCACCCCGGTCGACCCGGCGCGCACCCTCTTCCGCATCGGCTCGACGAGCAAGCTGTTCACCTGGACGTCGGTCATGCAGCTCGTCGAGCAGGGCAAGCTCGACCTCGACGCGGACGTGAACCGCTACCTCGACTTCAAGATCCCGGCGACGTACCCGCAGCCGATCACGCTCCGCCACGTCATGACGCACACGGCGGGGTTCGAGGAGGACGGGCGCGACCTCATCGGCGACGACTCGACGAAGCGCGTTCCGTTAGGCCGTTTCCTGGCCACGCACATGCCCGCGCGCGTGCGCCCCCCCGGCCTCCACTCGTCGTACTCCAACTACGCGACCGCGCTCGCCGGGTACGTCGTGCAGCGCGTCTCGGGCCAGTCCTGGGAGGACTACGTCGAGCAGCACGTCCTCGCCCCGCTCGGCATGACGCACACGAGCGTGCGCCAGCCGCTGCCCGCGCGCCTGCTCCCCGACATGTCGCAGGGGTACCAGTGGACCGGCGCCGCGTTCGCCCCCAAGCCGTTCGAGTACGTGCTCGGCGAGGCGCCGGCGGGCTCGGTCAGCAGCAGCGCGGAGGACATGGCGAAGTTCATGATCGCGCACCTGAACGACGGCGCGTACCCCGGGGGCCGCGTCCTCGCCGAGTCGACGGCGGCGCGCATGCACGCGCGGGCGTTCGGGCACGACCCGCGGCTGCCCGGCTTCGCGTTAGGCTTCTACGAGCAGTCGAGCCACGGGCTGCGCCTGATCGGCCACGGCGGCGACCTGGAGTGGTTCCACACCGACCTCGCGCTCGTCCCGTCCGAGCGCGTCGGCGTCTTCGTCTCGTACAACACGAACACCGGCGGGAAGCTGAGCTTCGGGCCGTTCCTCACGCAGTTCCTCGACCACTACTACCCGGTCACGCCCGCCCCCGCCGTCCTCTCGGCGGACGCGGCGCGCGACGCCGCGCGCGTCGCGGGCGAGTACGCGTTCAACCGCCGCTCGTACACCACGTTCCAGAAGGCGATGGGGCTCGCGGGCGGCGTGCAGGTCACCGCGGCCGACAGCGGGCGCCTGCTGCTGCACTGGGCGCTCGGCGACTCGCGGCTCGTGCCCGTCGGGCCGCTGCTCTACCGCGACGAGATGGGCGACGACCTCGTCAGCTTCCAGGCGGCGGGCGCGGGCCCCGCGCAGTACGGGTTCGTGGGGAGCATTCCGATGATGGTCATGGAGCGCGTGCCGTGGTACGACGCGGTGCGGCTGCACTGGGTCGTGCTCGGGCTCGGCGTGCTCGTGTTCGCCGGGACGATGGTCGCGGCGCTCCGGCGGTTCGTGCGGCGCCGCGCCGGCCACCGCCTGCCGGGGGACGCGCTGCCCGGGCGCTGGCTGCTCGTCACGCTCGCCGTGTGCAACGTCGCCTTCCTGATCACCGTCGGCGTGATCCTCGGCGCCTCGGGCGGGCTGCTCAACGGGCCGCTCGTGGGGCTGCGGGCGGCGCTCGCGCTGCCGGTCGTCGCGGCGCTCTTTACGTTAGGCGCCGCGGTCGTGGCCGTCCGGCAGTGGCGGACCGACGCCGGCACGCGCGGCGCGCGCCTCCGGTACGCGGCGACGGTGGTCGTCGCGCTGCTGTTCGTCTGGTCGCTCGACCAGTGGAACCTGCTCGGGTGGCGGATGTGA